A single region of the Demequina sp. genome encodes:
- a CDS encoding helix-turn-helix domain-containing protein, translated as MAKRFLTLPDVQEALNISQIQAYSLVRNGDLPAIQIGGRNQWRVEASELEAYIQRQYAATRERFSLPDGEHAST; from the coding sequence GTGGCCAAGCGATTCCTCACTCTCCCTGACGTGCAAGAGGCGCTCAACATCTCGCAGATCCAGGCGTACTCGCTGGTGCGCAACGGGGACCTGCCCGCGATTCAGATCGGCGGCCGCAACCAGTGGCGCGTCGAGGCGAGCGAGCTTGAGGCCTACATTCAGCGCCAGTACGCGGCCACGCGTGAGCGCTTCTCGTTGCCGGACGGCGAGCACGCCTCCACGTAG
- a CDS encoding SAF domain-containing protein, protein MAKTSDAVVGRVRRPSWRDPRLLVGLVLIAVAVAAVVAIVQRSDTTEPFYAAAHDLAPGTVLSEGDLVVVHVRVSSGEYVPQPDAVVGRVLGRTVDEGELLPASALVDGDAYSARSIAVQTSMPLADGVGVGSSVDLWVTVSDDAGPHSTLVGSGLAVTDVREAKSTLGGGGGQTVYVAVPLADVAKVLDAVSSEGEIAIVAAGS, encoded by the coding sequence GTGGCGAAGACGTCCGACGCAGTGGTGGGCAGGGTGCGCAGGCCGTCCTGGCGCGATCCGCGACTGCTCGTGGGCCTGGTGCTCATCGCGGTGGCCGTCGCGGCCGTGGTCGCGATTGTGCAGCGCTCCGACACGACCGAGCCGTTCTACGCCGCCGCGCACGACCTGGCGCCGGGCACCGTCCTCTCCGAAGGGGACCTGGTGGTGGTCCACGTGCGCGTCTCGTCCGGTGAGTACGTGCCCCAGCCCGACGCTGTGGTTGGGCGAGTGCTCGGCCGCACCGTTGACGAGGGGGAGCTTCTGCCTGCGTCAGCGCTGGTAGATGGCGATGCGTATTCGGCGCGATCCATAGCCGTGCAGACGTCTATGCCGCTCGCGGACGGGGTGGGCGTTGGGTCCTCGGTGGATCTTTGGGTCACCGTGAGCGATGACGCGGGGCCGCACTCGACCCTCGTGGGCTCTGGGCTCGCGGTGACCGACGTGCGCGAGGCGAAGTCCACGCTTGGCGGGGGCGGCGGCCAGACCGTGTACGTCGCGGTGCCGCTCGCGGACGTGGCGAAGGTGCTCGACGCGGTGTCCTCCGAGGGCGAGATCGCGATCGTGGCGGCGGGGAGCTGA
- a CDS encoding histidinol phosphatase, with translation MQPTGHYADDLKLAMRIADAVDKFTLKSFNGEDLTVELKDDETPVTAVDREAERMVRTILDSERRTDAVYGEEFGSKGGSARQWIIDPVDGTKNYIRDISVWATLIALYDDRKPVVGVVSAPALGMRWFAAKGDGAWKGASLKRARPIHVSTRQQLSDATLSYSSLSGWEERGLLPDFLELTRRMWRTRAFGDFLSYMMVAEGLIEVATEPELALYDMAALVPIVEEAGGVFTSLTGAPGPWGVDAIATNGLLHEAALGIIGTADV, from the coding sequence ATGCAGCCAACCGGCCACTACGCTGACGACCTCAAGCTCGCCATGCGCATCGCCGACGCGGTGGACAAGTTCACCCTCAAGAGCTTCAACGGCGAGGACCTCACGGTTGAACTCAAGGACGACGAGACTCCCGTCACCGCCGTGGACCGCGAGGCAGAGCGCATGGTCCGCACCATCCTCGACAGCGAGCGCCGTACGGACGCGGTGTACGGGGAGGAGTTCGGCTCAAAGGGCGGCTCGGCGCGGCAATGGATCATCGACCCAGTTGACGGCACCAAGAACTACATCCGCGACATCTCCGTTTGGGCCACCCTGATCGCGCTCTACGACGACCGCAAGCCCGTGGTGGGGGTGGTGAGCGCGCCGGCCCTTGGCATGCGCTGGTTCGCGGCGAAGGGCGACGGCGCGTGGAAGGGCGCCTCGCTCAAGCGCGCGCGGCCCATTCACGTCTCCACTCGCCAGCAGCTGTCCGACGCTACGCTCTCCTACTCTTCGCTCTCGGGTTGGGAGGAGCGTGGGCTGCTGCCCGACTTCCTGGAACTGACCCGCCGCATGTGGCGCACCAGGGCGTTTGGCGACTTCCTGAGCTACATGATGGTGGCCGAGGGCCTGATCGAGGTCGCGACCGAGCCGGAGCTCGCGCTCTACGACATGGCCGCCCTGGTGCCCATCGTCGAGGAGGCTGGCGGCGTATTCACCTCGCTCACGGGCGCGCCGGGGCCGTGGGGCGTTGACGCGATCGCGACCAACGGGCTGCTGCACGAGGCGGCGCTCGGGATAATTGGGACGGCGGACGTCTAG